A window of the Synechococcus sp. LTW-R genome harbors these coding sequences:
- the aroA gene encoding 3-phosphoshikimate 1-carboxyvinyltransferase, with protein MSLALGTTTGRSLKGQVRVPGDKSISHRALLFGAIAEGTTRIEGLLPAEDPLSTAACLRAMGVEVSAIEAGQTVVVQGVGLDGFQEPESVLDCGNSGTTMRLMLGLLAGRSGRHFVVTGDDSLRRRPMRRVGGPLSEMGATIHGRSGGNLAPLAIEGRQLKGTTIRTPVASAQVKSAILLAALTADGPTTVIEPVQSRDHSERMLRAFGAELTVGGPGQTEVTVVPGSTLKGQDVVVPGDISSAAFWLVAGAITPGADLTIENVGLNPSRTGILDVLEQMGARIEVLNARDVAGEPVGDLRVLHGPLKAFTIGADLIPRLVDEIPVLAVAACCAEGLSRVTGAEELRVKETDRLAVMARQLGAMGALIDEFPDGMTIQGGVQLHGAEVDSETDHRVAMSLAVAAQIASSATTIHRPEAAAVSYPGFWDDLERLQA; from the coding sequence ATCGAAGGACTGCTCCCCGCTGAGGACCCCCTCAGCACCGCCGCCTGCCTGCGGGCGATGGGGGTCGAGGTGTCTGCGATCGAAGCCGGTCAGACCGTCGTTGTTCAAGGCGTGGGCCTCGATGGTTTTCAGGAACCGGAGAGCGTGCTGGATTGCGGCAATTCCGGCACCACCATGCGCCTGATGCTGGGGCTGCTGGCGGGCCGCAGCGGTCGGCATTTCGTCGTCACTGGCGATGACTCCCTGCGGCGCAGGCCGATGAGACGGGTGGGTGGGCCCCTGTCTGAAATGGGGGCCACCATCCACGGACGCTCGGGCGGAAACCTGGCTCCCCTGGCCATCGAGGGCCGTCAACTGAAGGGGACCACCATCCGCACCCCGGTCGCCTCCGCCCAGGTCAAGAGCGCCATCCTTCTGGCGGCGCTGACGGCCGATGGTCCAACGACGGTCATCGAGCCGGTCCAGAGCCGGGACCACAGCGAGCGGATGTTGCGCGCCTTCGGTGCCGAGCTGACAGTGGGGGGCCCGGGACAGACCGAGGTCACCGTCGTGCCTGGCTCCACCCTGAAAGGACAGGACGTAGTCGTCCCCGGAGACATCAGCTCGGCCGCCTTCTGGTTGGTGGCCGGTGCGATCACCCCAGGCGCTGATCTGACGATCGAGAACGTCGGTCTCAACCCCAGCCGCACGGGAATCCTGGACGTCCTCGAGCAGATGGGGGCCCGCATTGAGGTGCTCAACGCCCGGGATGTGGCCGGCGAACCCGTTGGGGATCTACGGGTCCTGCACGGTCCGCTGAAGGCCTTCACCATCGGCGCTGACCTGATTCCGCGGCTGGTGGATGAAATCCCCGTGCTAGCGGTCGCCGCCTGCTGCGCCGAGGGACTCAGCCGGGTGACGGGAGCCGAGGAGCTCCGCGTCAAAGAAACCGATCGCCTGGCGGTCATGGCCCGTCAACTGGGAGCCATGGGGGCCCTGATCGACGAGTTCCCAGACGGGATGACGATTCAAGGTGGCGTGCAGCTGCACGGCGCGGAGGTCGACAGCGAAACCGATCACCGCGTCGCCATGAGCCTGGCCGTCGCGGCGCAGATCGCCAGCAGTGCCACCACCATCCACCGTCCGGAGGCGGCAGCGGTCTCTTACCCCGGCTTCTGGGATGACCTCGAACGGCTTCAAGCTTGA
- the murF gene encoding UDP-N-acetylmuramoyl-tripeptide--D-alanyl-D-alanine ligase, protein MQFGALMALWGDPQGASTGWDPDVVVGSICTDSRRLASGQLFVPLVGEHFDGHTFLAQAAAIGAQAAIVQKDRKDLVPEGLLHWLVDDTLEAYQQLALLHRQQLSAQVVAVTGSAGKTTTRELIRSALLPLGPVQASRGNENNDIGVPLTLLKAGEQHQAVVVEMGMRGLGEIERLSHTAAPDVAVVTNVGTAHIGRLGSREAIAQAKLEITAGLREDGLLVVSAGDPLLEAALARVWSGRVARVALADEDGVADADWIGDWDDRHGVISVKGSRLQVPLDGRHNARNLLLALAVAAELGVPLGELTRMEVDVPGGRNRRLQLGGLTLLDETYNASPEAVLAALDLLAAQPGRRFAVLGTMLELGDQSVALHRQVAERAAALGLDGLVIVASGEEAEAMAMAAAPLPRVEVVAQPELAAAPLAQWLSSGDVLLLKASRGVALERLIPHLPEL, encoded by the coding sequence ATGCAGTTCGGCGCTCTGATGGCCCTATGGGGAGACCCCCAGGGCGCCTCAACCGGATGGGATCCCGACGTGGTTGTTGGCTCCATTTGCACCGATAGCCGCAGGTTGGCGTCTGGACAGCTGTTTGTCCCTTTGGTGGGTGAACACTTTGATGGCCATACCTTTTTGGCCCAGGCGGCCGCGATCGGTGCCCAAGCCGCGATTGTCCAGAAGGACAGGAAGGACTTGGTTCCGGAAGGGCTGCTTCATTGGCTCGTCGACGACACCCTGGAGGCCTATCAGCAGTTGGCGTTGCTGCACCGTCAGCAACTGTCCGCTCAGGTGGTGGCCGTCACGGGCTCGGCTGGGAAGACCACAACCCGTGAACTGATTCGCTCCGCACTGCTGCCGCTGGGGCCGGTGCAAGCCAGCCGGGGCAACGAAAACAACGACATCGGGGTTCCGCTCACCTTGCTCAAAGCCGGGGAACAACACCAAGCGGTGGTTGTCGAAATGGGCATGCGGGGACTGGGGGAGATTGAACGCTTGAGCCACACGGCTGCTCCGGACGTGGCCGTGGTGACCAATGTCGGGACGGCGCATATCGGGCGGCTCGGCAGCCGTGAGGCGATTGCCCAGGCCAAGTTGGAAATCACGGCGGGCCTTCGAGAGGACGGCCTGCTGGTGGTGTCTGCCGGTGATCCCCTGCTCGAGGCGGCCCTTGCGCGGGTTTGGTCCGGTCGGGTGGCGCGGGTGGCCTTGGCCGATGAGGATGGCGTTGCAGACGCCGATTGGATCGGCGACTGGGATGACAGGCACGGCGTGATCAGCGTGAAGGGATCACGCCTCCAGGTGCCGCTCGATGGTCGCCACAACGCCCGCAATCTGCTCCTGGCCCTCGCCGTGGCCGCTGAACTGGGCGTGCCCCTCGGCGAGCTCACGCGGATGGAGGTGGATGTGCCAGGGGGGCGAAATCGTCGGTTGCAGCTCGGTGGCTTGACCCTCCTGGATGAGACCTACAACGCCTCTCCAGAAGCGGTCTTGGCGGCCTTGGACCTTCTGGCGGCCCAGCCCGGCCGCCGTTTTGCGGTCCTTGGCACCATGCTGGAACTGGGAGATCAGAGTGTGGCCCTGCACCGCCAAGTGGCAGAGCGCGCAGCGGCCTTGGGCCTCGACGGTTTGGTGATCGTGGCGAGCGGTGAGGAAGCGGAGGCCATGGCCATGGCCGCCGCGCCCTTGCCTCGAGTGGAGGTTGTGGCTCAGCCCGAGCTCGCAGCGGCGCCGCTTGCGCAATGGCTCTCGAGCGGAGATGTGCTGCTCCTGAAGGCGAGCCGCGGTGTTGCATTGGAGCGCCTCATTCCCCACCTTCCTGAGCTGTGA
- a CDS encoding tRNA (5-methylaminomethyl-2-thiouridine)(34)-methyltransferase MnmD — MTSNGFKLEPRSTADGSFSLFSPEFGEAFHSSRGALTEAREKFVEPAGLERFAKGSSLRVLDVCVGTGCNTAALIEGCGSHDLTLEWWGLELDREPFAQALASPAFCGQWQPGTLARLQELCSSPGMLWGDARQTVQPLVEQRQGQFDLLLMDAFSPSRCPQLWSVEFLGALGSLLQPKGLLLTYCSAAAVRQALRLAGLELATIEAPCGLQQHQQDWSGGTAASPSPLPPSPRLRPLTPMEEEHLLTNAAEPYRDPGFSLDRKTILQRRQQAQAKAMQEGNVEGTSAWRRRWGLTGNHQ; from the coding sequence ATGACCTCGAACGGCTTCAAGCTTGAGCCCCGCAGCACCGCTGACGGCAGCTTCAGCCTGTTCAGCCCGGAGTTCGGCGAAGCCTTCCACAGCAGCCGCGGCGCCCTAACGGAAGCGCGCGAAAAGTTTGTCGAGCCGGCCGGGCTCGAGCGTTTTGCGAAGGGCAGCAGCCTGCGGGTTCTTGATGTCTGTGTGGGAACCGGCTGCAACACTGCGGCCCTGATCGAGGGCTGCGGCAGCCATGACCTGACCCTGGAGTGGTGGGGACTGGAACTCGATCGGGAACCGTTCGCGCAGGCCCTGGCGAGCCCAGCCTTCTGCGGCCAGTGGCAACCGGGCACGCTCGCGCGGCTGCAGGAGCTCTGCAGCAGTCCAGGCATGCTCTGGGGAGATGCCCGGCAGACGGTCCAACCGCTGGTGGAGCAGCGGCAGGGGCAGTTCGATCTGCTGCTGATGGATGCCTTCTCACCCAGCCGCTGTCCCCAATTGTGGAGCGTTGAATTTCTGGGGGCCCTGGGCAGCCTGCTGCAGCCCAAGGGGCTGTTGCTGACCTACTGCAGTGCCGCAGCCGTGCGCCAAGCCTTGCGACTTGCGGGCCTGGAGCTGGCCACGATCGAAGCCCCCTGCGGACTGCAACAGCACCAACAGGACTGGAGTGGAGGTACGGCAGCAAGCCCATCCCCCTTGCCCCCTAGCCCTCGCCTGCGTCCACTCACCCCGATGGAGGAGGAGCATCTCCTCACGAACGCGGCCGAGCCTTACCGCGACCCCGGCTTCAGCCTGGACCGCAAAACAATCCTGCAACGGCGGCAACAGGCCCAAGCCAAAGCGATGCAAGAGGGCAACGTCGAGGGCACTAGCGCCTGGCGGCGGCGCTGGGGACTTACGGGCAACCACCAGTAG
- the glmU gene encoding bifunctional UDP-N-acetylglucosamine diphosphorylase/glucosamine-1-phosphate N-acetyltransferase GlmU, protein MLAVAVLAAGKGTRMKSDLPKVLQPLAGANLVERVLGSCRALEPQRQILIVGHQAERVEQSLSQHAGLEFVLQQPQNGTGHAVQQLLAPLADFEGDLLVLNGDVPLLRQETITALLEQHRSSQAAVTLLTARLADPTGYGRVFADASGQVSAIVEHRDCSEEQRANTLTNAGIYCFNWRKLAAVLPQLSTDNDQGELYLTDTVAMLNPAMHLEVADADEINGINDRYQLAQCEAVIQQRLRRYWMAEGVTFVDPDSCTLSDGTRFGRDVVVEPQCHFRGSTTVGRGCRIGPGSFLENASLGEEVEVLYSVLRDAVVADRCSIGPYAQLRPGSELAKDCRIGNFVEIKKSQIAAGSKVNHLSYIGDAQLGEHVNVGAGTITANYDGVNKHKTFIGAGSKTGANSVLVAPITLGANVTVGAGSTLTKDVPAGALALGRAKQLVKENWS, encoded by the coding sequence ATGCTCGCCGTTGCCGTGTTGGCCGCCGGGAAGGGCACCCGGATGAAGAGCGACCTGCCCAAGGTGCTGCAACCCCTGGCAGGAGCCAACCTGGTGGAGCGTGTGCTCGGCAGCTGCCGCGCCCTTGAGCCCCAGCGCCAAATCCTGATCGTCGGGCACCAAGCCGAGCGGGTCGAGCAATCCCTAAGCCAGCACGCCGGGCTGGAATTTGTGCTGCAGCAACCTCAGAACGGCACCGGCCATGCCGTCCAGCAACTGCTGGCTCCCCTGGCGGACTTTGAGGGGGATCTGCTCGTCCTCAATGGCGATGTCCCCCTGCTGCGGCAGGAGACGATCACGGCACTCCTCGAGCAACACCGCAGCTCCCAAGCGGCGGTGACCCTCCTGACGGCACGGCTTGCGGATCCAACCGGCTACGGCCGGGTCTTCGCGGATGCCAGCGGCCAGGTCTCCGCGATCGTCGAGCACCGCGACTGCAGCGAGGAACAGAGGGCCAACACCCTCACCAACGCCGGAATCTATTGCTTCAACTGGAGAAAGCTGGCCGCGGTTCTGCCCCAACTCAGCACCGATAACGACCAGGGGGAGCTGTATCTCACGGATACCGTGGCCATGCTCAACCCGGCCATGCACCTGGAGGTCGCCGATGCCGATGAGATCAATGGCATCAACGACCGCTACCAGCTGGCCCAATGTGAAGCGGTGATCCAGCAGCGGCTTCGCCGCTATTGGATGGCCGAAGGCGTGACCTTTGTCGACCCAGACAGCTGCACCCTCAGTGACGGCACCCGTTTTGGCCGCGATGTCGTCGTCGAACCCCAGTGCCATTTCCGCGGCAGCACCACGGTCGGCCGGGGCTGCCGGATTGGCCCCGGGAGCTTCCTGGAGAACGCGAGCCTGGGCGAAGAGGTGGAGGTGCTCTATTCAGTGCTGCGCGATGCCGTCGTCGCCGATCGCTGCTCCATTGGCCCCTATGCCCAGCTACGGCCCGGCAGCGAACTGGCCAAGGACTGCCGGATCGGCAACTTCGTCGAGATCAAGAAGAGCCAGATCGCCGCAGGCAGCAAGGTGAATCACCTCAGCTACATCGGCGACGCCCAGCTCGGTGAACATGTCAACGTCGGCGCAGGGACCATCACCGCGAACTACGACGGGGTCAACAAGCACAAGACCTTCATTGGCGCCGGCAGCAAAACCGGCGCGAACTCCGTGCTGGTGGCGCCGATCACCCTGGGGGCCAACGTGACGGTGGGGGCTGGCTCCACCCTGACCAAGGACGTGCCCGCAGGGGCCTTGGCCTTGGGTCGCGCCAAACAGCTCGTGAAGGAGAACTGGTCCTAG
- a CDS encoding Coq4 family protein gives MPCWPFRRGAWGTSTPTSFAPQGLTPDSLIDPTPVHSPEDYITHRLRETHDIVHVLTGFGTDGPGGLGLQAFNLAQNRSPLAVMLILGGMLSCLQNDEPLEDLLEALSRGFEMGLKARCLIAQKLEDGWDRPLAEWRQALDLPA, from the coding sequence ATGCCCTGCTGGCCCTTCCGGAGGGGAGCTTGGGGCACGTCTACGCCCACCAGCTTCGCTCCCCAAGGGCTGACGCCCGACAGCCTGATCGATCCCACACCGGTACATTCGCCCGAGGACTACATCACGCACCGGCTTCGGGAGACCCACGACATCGTCCATGTCCTGACGGGCTTTGGCACCGATGGTCCCGGAGGGTTGGGCCTTCAGGCCTTCAACCTTGCCCAGAACCGTTCGCCCCTGGCGGTGATGCTCATCCTTGGCGGGATGTTGAGCTGTCTGCAGAACGACGAACCCCTCGAGGACCTGCTGGAAGCCCTCTCCCGAGGTTTCGAGATGGGGCTCAAGGCCCGCTGTTTGATCGCTCAGAAACTCGAGGACGGATGGGACCGCCCCCTGGCGGAGTGGCGCCAGGCGTTGGATCTGCCCGCCTAG